From the genome of Streptomyces sp. NBC_00659, one region includes:
- a CDS encoding outer membrane protein assembly factor BamB family protein has translation MSQPPPPPNEPPKGFGAPQEPAPGTPQSPSGGDPEPGGPGAPQDAPPQGFGAPQDPPAQGFGVPQDPPAQGFGAPQDPPAGGFGPPTPPPPPPAGPGYGYPQTPPPAAPQQPYGYPQTPPPGQPGYGYPGQPQAPYGAPGQPQAPYGYGYPQPPTMPMQPQAQQAGGGRRINSQLLIIVAAVVAVALIVGGGFLYSQRSGKDDPHNTGATSGTTGGKGDDKGGDDKGGNGGEKVPANTNSALLFQLPAPAVPKGITSVQTAGSWLTDKVYAKTGNAEINGYDPDTGAKTWTLKLPGPVCQASRHTTDANRSAIIYEPAMPTKTQPSHGCTQLAAVDLDAGAKLWTRTIKSGDQSINLDNVTISGNTVAAGSTGGGGAFDISTGKVLWAPKTGDSCYDSGYGGGEKLVAVRKCGEYGSTRQLHIQTIDPKSGKVISEYKMSPGIDYASVVSTDPLVVAADVGDTAGDGSGISDFFSIDNKTGKLRAKISAPGETYAAKCDGITRIEFCKSLAVGNDKLYVPTEEHEGAGDYSRTNEIVAFDLATGKQTGQRADAGDGYSITPLRMDGTSLIAYKRPPYDKGGQIVSIDGTSFKETKLMENPATQSTRDAEASMLPDYAEILYGDGRLYMSQTYASKPTSATDKAYLTIAFGTK, from the coding sequence ATGAGCCAGCCGCCCCCGCCGCCGAACGAACCCCCGAAGGGTTTCGGCGCACCGCAGGAACCCGCTCCGGGCACTCCGCAGAGTCCGAGCGGCGGAGACCCCGAGCCCGGCGGTCCCGGCGCTCCACAGGACGCGCCCCCGCAGGGTTTCGGCGCCCCGCAGGATCCGCCGGCGCAGGGTTTCGGCGTCCCGCAGGACCCGCCCGCGCAGGGCTTCGGTGCTCCGCAGGACCCGCCCGCGGGCGGATTCGGCCCGCCGACCCCGCCCCCGCCGCCCCCCGCCGGCCCGGGCTACGGCTATCCCCAGACGCCCCCGCCCGCCGCTCCGCAGCAGCCGTACGGCTATCCGCAGACGCCGCCCCCGGGCCAGCCGGGCTACGGCTACCCGGGCCAGCCGCAGGCCCCGTACGGCGCTCCCGGCCAGCCGCAGGCTCCGTACGGCTACGGCTACCCGCAGCCGCCGACCATGCCGATGCAGCCGCAGGCCCAGCAGGCAGGCGGCGGGCGCAGGATCAACAGCCAGCTGCTCATCATCGTGGCGGCCGTGGTGGCCGTCGCGCTGATCGTCGGCGGCGGTTTCCTGTACTCGCAGCGCTCCGGCAAGGACGACCCGCACAACACCGGGGCGACGAGCGGCACCACCGGCGGCAAGGGCGACGACAAGGGCGGCGACGACAAGGGCGGCAACGGCGGGGAGAAGGTGCCGGCGAACACCAACTCCGCGCTGCTGTTCCAGCTCCCCGCGCCGGCCGTGCCCAAGGGCATCACGAGCGTGCAGACGGCCGGCTCCTGGCTCACCGACAAGGTGTACGCCAAGACCGGCAACGCCGAGATCAACGGCTACGACCCGGACACCGGCGCCAAGACCTGGACGCTCAAGCTTCCCGGCCCGGTGTGTCAGGCCAGCCGGCACACCACGGACGCCAACCGCTCGGCGATCATCTACGAGCCGGCCATGCCCACCAAGACGCAGCCCTCGCACGGATGCACCCAGCTCGCCGCCGTCGACCTCGACGCGGGCGCGAAACTCTGGACCCGGACGATCAAGTCCGGTGACCAGTCGATCAACCTCGACAACGTGACGATCAGCGGGAACACGGTCGCCGCGGGCAGCACGGGCGGCGGCGGAGCGTTCGACATCTCCACCGGCAAGGTTCTGTGGGCGCCGAAGACGGGCGACAGCTGCTACGACTCCGGCTACGGCGGCGGCGAGAAGCTGGTCGCGGTCCGCAAGTGCGGCGAGTACGGCAGTACGCGCCAGCTGCACATCCAGACCATCGACCCGAAGTCCGGGAAGGTGATCTCCGAGTACAAGATGTCGCCCGGTATCGACTACGCCAGCGTCGTCTCCACCGACCCGCTGGTCGTGGCGGCCGACGTCGGCGACACCGCCGGTGACGGCAGCGGCATCTCGGACTTCTTCTCCATCGACAACAAGACCGGCAAGCTGCGGGCGAAGATCTCGGCACCCGGCGAGACGTACGCGGCCAAGTGCGACGGCATCACCCGGATCGAGTTCTGCAAGTCGCTCGCCGTCGGCAACGACAAGCTGTACGTCCCGACGGAGGAGCACGAGGGCGCCGGCGACTACAGCCGGACCAACGAGATCGTCGCGTTCGACCTGGCCACCGGTAAGCAGACGGGCCAGCGCGCCGACGCGGGCGACGGCTACAGCATCACCCCGCTGCGCATGGACGGCACCAGCCTCATCGCGTACAAGCGGCCGCCGTACGACAAGGGCGGGCAGATCGTCTCCATCGACGGAACCTCCTTCAAGGAGACGAAGCTGATGGAGAACCCGGCCACCCAGTCGACGCGCGACGCGGAGGCGAGCATGCTCCCGGACTACGCCGAGATCCTCTACGGCGACGGACGGCTGTACATGTCCCAGACCTACGCGTCCAAGCCGACCTCCGCGACGGACAAGGCGTACCTGACGATCGCCTTCGGAACGAAGTAA
- a CDS encoding DUF397 domain-containing protein, translating into MTTPDSWQKSSFSGSGDGNNCVELATTPGSVHLRESDTPALRLSTTAGAVAHLLLRIKTGFHQGTPV; encoded by the coding sequence GTGACCACTCCCGACAGCTGGCAGAAGTCGTCCTTCTCCGGAAGCGGCGACGGCAACAACTGCGTCGAGCTCGCCACCACCCCCGGCTCCGTGCACCTCCGTGAGAGCGACACCCCCGCCCTCCGTCTCTCGACCACCGCCGGTGCCGTCGCCCACTTGCTGCTCCGGATAAAGACCGGGTTCCACCAGGGCACCCCCGTGTGA
- a CDS encoding DUF2182 domain-containing protein, which yields MRLDRKALSPPLRPANLLSAGQLAFAWSVMAALALLAWVLVVDQARDMGVEPGTMGMGVPLFLLLWLVMMIAMMFPSVAPVALTWARSIGRQSPTRVVRVARTAQFVGGYLLAWTAFGLFAYGLLAWTGALVDEHPGAGRWIGAGAFLVAGLYQFGPWKDLCLRHCRSPMGQLVRYAGFRPRARDLRVGAHHGAYCVGCCWGLMVVLVPLGVMNVLAMAAVAVVIFVEKLWRLGPVFAQVVGAAFLVLAVLSLFQPRLLPGLIPPESPMTEMLRP from the coding sequence GTGCGCCTCGACCGGAAGGCCCTGTCACCCCCTCTGCGTCCGGCAAATCTGCTGTCGGCCGGGCAGCTCGCGTTCGCCTGGTCCGTGATGGCGGCGCTCGCCCTCCTCGCCTGGGTGCTGGTGGTCGACCAGGCCCGTGACATGGGGGTCGAGCCGGGAACCATGGGTATGGGCGTCCCGCTGTTCCTGCTGCTGTGGCTGGTCATGATGATCGCCATGATGTTCCCGTCGGTGGCCCCGGTGGCCCTCACCTGGGCGCGTTCCATCGGGCGCCAGTCGCCCACGAGAGTCGTGCGGGTGGCTCGTACCGCCCAGTTCGTCGGCGGGTACCTGCTGGCCTGGACGGCCTTCGGCCTGTTCGCCTACGGGCTCCTCGCCTGGACCGGGGCCCTGGTGGACGAGCACCCGGGCGCCGGGCGCTGGATCGGCGCCGGGGCCTTTCTGGTCGCCGGGCTGTACCAGTTCGGCCCGTGGAAGGACCTCTGCCTGCGGCACTGCCGGAGCCCGATGGGCCAGCTCGTGCGCTACGCGGGCTTCCGGCCCCGGGCCCGCGATCTCCGGGTCGGGGCGCACCACGGGGCGTACTGCGTGGGCTGCTGCTGGGGGCTGATGGTCGTGCTCGTCCCGCTGGGCGTCATGAACGTCCTGGCGATGGCCGCCGTGGCCGTGGTGATCTTCGTGGAGAAGCTCTGGCGGCTGGGCCCCGTCTTCGCTCAGGTCGTCGGCGCCGCCTTCCTCGTACTCGCGGTACTGAGCCTCTTCCAGCCCCGGCTGCTGCCGGGCCTGATCCCGCCGGAGTCGCCCATGACGGAGATGCTCCGCCCCTAG
- a CDS encoding outer membrane protein assembly factor BamB family protein, whose translation MSQPPSQPPQGGFGVPQDQPPTGGADASPDPRSQGGFGAPQGAPQGAPQGTPQDPRSQGTPPNTPPPPHGTPPPPAQPPQAPAPQNIPPAGPPQPGYGYPQQPGPYAQPGPYGQPQQPGPYGGPGPYGYGQQPGYGYPPQAPYPGAPGIPQPGGPGGGSKNPFKGKPALVIAAAVAGLLVVGGTVWAVTGGGDDKKPVAEHSASGSPSASASASDDPANPGDGSGDGGEEDGDLNAGRKAGEAKVLWYKSAPDAPGSGADASGMWITGKTAVKSAYKQLFAFNVGDGKPTWPALTFPQKICSVTPQKTADDKVVIAYMSSAASSAKCNQLQQVDLNTGAKGWSGKVADGDLFDSTLSVELSVTGNTLTVGRSMSGTAYDVTSGKKLWDKKKYGSGCYPAGFAGGPKLLAVSSCGAGSSTEHDEVQELDPATGKVRWTKKFPKGWRVGRAYSVDPVVLYLTNDAKKTVNITVLTGNGDERSQLKSDDGLAPECGFAILDRDLTGCFGAVADADTLYLPTEAKSGPNEIVAFSLATGKEKWRVKSPTDATMMPMKTDGTGLIAYVEASYDGGGRVVSIPTGGTVHTPTKLLQNPQGTADIESGFYSKAVDYVDGRFYISTTRLTGNDEAKEKLMLAFGK comes from the coding sequence ATGAGTCAGCCGCCGAGTCAGCCGCCGCAGGGCGGTTTCGGAGTACCGCAGGACCAGCCGCCGACAGGTGGTGCCGACGCCTCGCCGGACCCGCGGTCGCAGGGTGGTTTCGGCGCACCGCAGGGGGCACCCCAGGGTGCGCCGCAGGGCACTCCGCAGGACCCGCGTTCGCAGGGCACGCCCCCGAACACGCCCCCGCCGCCCCACGGCACGCCCCCTCCTCCCGCGCAGCCGCCCCAGGCGCCCGCGCCCCAGAACATCCCGCCCGCCGGGCCCCCGCAGCCCGGCTACGGATACCCGCAGCAGCCCGGCCCCTACGCCCAGCCGGGCCCGTACGGACAGCCGCAGCAGCCGGGTCCCTACGGCGGGCCCGGACCCTACGGATACGGGCAGCAGCCGGGGTACGGGTACCCGCCTCAGGCGCCGTACCCGGGCGCGCCCGGCATCCCGCAGCCCGGCGGTCCCGGCGGTGGCTCGAAGAACCCGTTCAAGGGGAAGCCCGCGCTCGTCATCGCCGCCGCGGTGGCGGGTCTGCTCGTCGTCGGCGGCACCGTATGGGCCGTCACCGGCGGTGGTGACGACAAGAAGCCCGTCGCGGAGCACAGCGCGAGCGGCAGCCCGTCCGCATCGGCGTCCGCGTCCGACGATCCGGCCAACCCCGGCGACGGCAGCGGTGACGGCGGCGAGGAGGACGGCGACCTGAACGCCGGCCGCAAGGCGGGCGAGGCGAAGGTCCTCTGGTACAAGTCGGCACCCGACGCGCCCGGTTCGGGCGCCGACGCCTCCGGCATGTGGATCACCGGCAAGACGGCGGTGAAGTCGGCGTACAAGCAGCTCTTCGCGTTCAACGTCGGGGACGGCAAGCCGACTTGGCCCGCGCTGACCTTCCCGCAGAAGATCTGCTCGGTCACCCCGCAGAAGACCGCCGACGACAAGGTCGTCATCGCCTACATGAGCAGCGCCGCCAGCAGCGCCAAGTGCAACCAGCTCCAGCAGGTCGACCTGAACACCGGCGCCAAGGGCTGGAGCGGGAAGGTCGCGGACGGCGACCTGTTCGACAGCACGCTCTCGGTCGAACTGTCCGTCACCGGGAACACGTTGACGGTCGGGCGCTCGATGTCGGGCACGGCCTACGACGTCACCAGCGGCAAGAAGCTGTGGGACAAGAAGAAGTACGGCTCCGGCTGCTACCCGGCGGGATTCGCGGGCGGCCCCAAGCTGCTGGCCGTCTCGTCCTGCGGGGCCGGCAGCAGCACCGAGCACGACGAGGTGCAGGAACTGGACCCGGCCACCGGCAAGGTCCGATGGACGAAGAAGTTCCCCAAGGGCTGGCGGGTCGGGCGCGCCTATTCCGTGGACCCGGTCGTGCTCTACCTGACCAACGACGCGAAGAAGACGGTGAACATCACCGTGCTGACGGGCAACGGTGACGAGCGCTCGCAGCTCAAGAGCGACGACGGCCTCGCGCCCGAATGCGGCTTCGCGATCCTCGACCGCGACCTGACGGGCTGCTTCGGTGCCGTCGCCGACGCCGACACGCTCTATCTGCCGACCGAGGCGAAGAGCGGCCCCAACGAGATCGTCGCGTTCAGCCTCGCGACCGGCAAGGAGAAGTGGCGCGTCAAGTCCCCGACGGACGCGACGATGATGCCGATGAAGACGGACGGCACCGGGCTCATCGCCTATGTCGAGGCGTCCTACGACGGCGGCGGCCGCGTCGTGTCGATCCCGACGGGCGGCACCGTCCACACGCCCACGAAACTGCTCCAGAACCCGCAGGGCACCGCGGACATCGAGTCCGGCTTCTACTCGAAGGCCGTCGACTACGTGGACGGACGCTTCTACATCTCCACGACCCGGCTGACGGGCAATGACGAGGCGAAGGAGAAGCTGATGCTGGCCTTCGGCAAGTGA
- a CDS encoding ATP-binding protein — protein sequence MPTSEPWTYTLHIPQDDRAVTVCRRTVRLILTLHGLIRLVDVAELMAAELVSNAVRHTKGPAALRLHRRDGVLRIGAWDASPLPPPYDLSVTADAEAGRGLALVRACADDWGWHPLRQGGDTGKYVWCDLAAA from the coding sequence ATGCCCACATCCGAACCCTGGACCTACACCCTGCACATCCCGCAGGACGACCGGGCGGTGACCGTCTGCCGTCGTACCGTCCGCCTGATCCTTACCCTGCACGGGCTGATCCGCCTCGTGGACGTCGCCGAGCTGATGGCGGCGGAGCTGGTCTCCAACGCCGTACGGCATACGAAGGGGCCCGCTGCCCTGCGGCTGCACCGGCGGGACGGGGTGCTGCGGATCGGCGCCTGGGACGCGAGCCCGCTGCCGCCGCCGTACGACCTGTCGGTCACCGCCGACGCGGAGGCGGGCCGGGGTCTTGCCCTCGTGCGGGCCTGCGCCGACGACTGGGGCTGGCATCCGCTGCGTCAGGGCGGCGACACCGGCAAGTACGTGTGGTGTGACCTCGCTGCCGCCTAG
- a CDS encoding NAD(P)-dependent oxidoreductase has translation MTDKLTVSVLGTGIMGAAMARNLARARLGVRVWNRSRAKAEPLAADGAHVADTPEEAVRGADVVLTMLHDGPAALDVMRRAAPGLHAGAVWVQSTTAGTEALGELAEFAGAHGLVFFDAPVLGTRAPAEAGQLTVLAAGPSAARDTVIPVFDAVGARTVWTGEDGSAGSATRLKLVANSWVLAATAATGEVLALAKGLGVDPEDFFGLIADGPLDMGYLRAKASLVLEDRLSPASFAVTTAEKDARLIVRAGQRHGVRLDVAEAAAERFGRAGALGHGDEDMAAAYFASFEEGKPPSS, from the coding sequence ATGACCGACAAACTCACCGTCAGTGTCCTCGGCACCGGGATCATGGGGGCCGCCATGGCCCGTAACCTCGCCCGGGCCAGGCTCGGCGTCCGCGTCTGGAACCGCAGCCGCGCCAAGGCCGAGCCGCTGGCCGCCGACGGCGCGCACGTCGCGGACACCCCGGAGGAGGCCGTACGGGGCGCTGATGTCGTCCTGACCATGCTCCACGACGGCCCGGCCGCCCTCGACGTCATGCGCCGGGCGGCACCCGGGCTGCACGCGGGGGCCGTGTGGGTGCAGTCCACGACCGCCGGGACCGAGGCACTCGGCGAGCTCGCCGAGTTCGCCGGCGCGCACGGGCTCGTGTTCTTCGACGCGCCCGTCCTCGGAACCCGCGCGCCCGCCGAGGCCGGGCAGCTCACCGTGCTCGCCGCCGGTCCGAGCGCCGCCCGCGACACCGTGATCCCCGTCTTCGACGCCGTCGGCGCCCGTACCGTGTGGACCGGCGAGGACGGCTCGGCGGGCAGCGCCACCCGGCTCAAGCTCGTCGCCAACAGCTGGGTCCTCGCCGCCACGGCCGCGACCGGGGAAGTGCTCGCCCTGGCCAAGGGCCTCGGCGTGGACCCGGAGGACTTCTTCGGCCTCATCGCGGACGGCCCGCTCGATATGGGCTATCTGCGCGCCAAGGCCTCCCTCGTCCTGGAGGACCGGCTGTCCCCGGCCAGCTTCGCCGTCACGACCGCCGAGAAGGACGCCCGCCTGATCGTGCGGGCGGGGCAGCGGCACGGCGTGCGGCTGGACGTGGCCGAGGCCGCAGCCGAGCGGTTCGGCCGCGCCGGCGCCCTCGGCCACGGGGACGAGGACATGGCCGCCGCGTACTTCGCGAGCTTCGAGGAGGGGAAGCCCCCCTCCTCGTAG
- a CDS encoding helix-turn-helix transcriptional regulator, which translates to MGVRLMVVDDHRLLAEALASALKLRGHRVLAAAAPAAGAAELVITRAPEVCLMGTATPAEPGIFDPVVRIKRERPQVAVLVLGPVPNPRGIAAAFAAGASGYVRHDERIEGVERAIMKARAGEAAVAPQLLQGAFSELLNPAAQPDDEGQRLLQMLTPREVEVLVRVADGEDTRLIAAGMGIAPSTARTHVQRVLMKLGVGSRLEAAALAARTGLLDRAGPIPAQTQHGNTDNAR; encoded by the coding sequence ATGGGAGTCCGGCTCATGGTGGTCGATGACCACCGACTGCTCGCCGAGGCGTTGGCCTCGGCACTGAAGCTGCGCGGGCACCGGGTGCTCGCCGCGGCGGCGCCCGCCGCGGGGGCGGCGGAGCTGGTGATCACACGGGCGCCCGAGGTGTGCCTGATGGGCACGGCGACGCCCGCCGAGCCGGGGATCTTCGACCCGGTGGTGCGGATCAAACGGGAGCGCCCGCAGGTGGCGGTCCTGGTGCTCGGACCGGTGCCGAACCCGCGGGGGATCGCCGCCGCGTTCGCCGCCGGCGCCTCCGGCTACGTACGCCATGACGAGCGCATCGAGGGTGTCGAGCGCGCGATCATGAAGGCGAGGGCGGGCGAGGCGGCCGTGGCCCCGCAACTGCTCCAGGGCGCGTTCAGCGAACTGCTCAACCCCGCCGCCCAGCCCGACGACGAGGGCCAGCGGCTGCTCCAGATGCTCACGCCCCGCGAGGTGGAGGTCCTGGTACGGGTCGCCGACGGCGAGGACACCCGGCTCATCGCGGCCGGTATGGGCATCGCCCCGTCCACGGCCCGCACCCATGTCCAGCGGGTCCTGATGAAACTGGGCGTGGGCTCGCGCCTCGAAGCGGCGGCGCTCGCGGCCCGCACGGGCCTGCTGGACCGGGCGGGCCCGATCCCGGCCCAGACACAGCACGGGAACACGGACAACGCCCGCTGA
- a CDS encoding DUF1326 domain-containing protein codes for MSETTATVPRWHAAGDWFDTCKCNVPCPCSFAQLPTHGDCDGILAWHIREGRYGDVRLDGLNVLMVASFVGNIWAEHTDAYAAVFVDERADDSQREALQMIFGGQAGSWPAEMVSMMGAEMRGMEFAPIEIEVADDLASWRAVVPDRVEASAVALTGPTTPEGARVQSTNLPGAETGPGQVATWGRSTADRADAHGFLWSREGRSSKHITFDWTGPG; via the coding sequence ATGTCCGAGACGACGGCGACCGTTCCCCGGTGGCACGCGGCGGGCGACTGGTTCGACACCTGCAAGTGCAACGTGCCCTGCCCCTGCTCGTTCGCACAGCTGCCCACCCACGGCGACTGCGACGGCATCCTGGCCTGGCACATCCGCGAGGGCCGCTACGGTGACGTACGGCTGGACGGCCTGAACGTACTGATGGTGGCCTCGTTCGTCGGCAACATCTGGGCCGAGCACACGGACGCGTACGCCGCGGTCTTCGTCGACGAGCGCGCCGACGATTCCCAGCGCGAGGCGCTTCAGATGATCTTCGGTGGGCAGGCGGGCAGCTGGCCCGCCGAGATGGTGAGCATGATGGGCGCCGAGATGCGCGGCATGGAGTTCGCCCCCATCGAGATCGAGGTCGCCGACGACCTCGCGAGCTGGCGGGCCGTGGTACCGGACCGGGTCGAGGCGAGCGCGGTCGCGCTCACGGGACCCACGACCCCGGAGGGCGCGCGCGTCCAGTCGACCAACCTGCCGGGTGCGGAGACCGGACCGGGCCAGGTCGCGACCTGGGGCCGCTCGACGGCGGACCGTGCCGATGCCCACGGCTTCCTCTGGAGCCGCGAAGGCCGGTCCAGCAAGCACATCACCTTCGACTGGACCGGGCCCGGCTAG
- a CDS encoding helix-turn-helix domain-containing protein, with translation MPRRRQPTARQERLGIELRKLRETAGLKAREAAALVGSDSAQISQMESGIAGVSEERVRSLAAHYSCTDEELIEALVAMATDRTRGWWEEYRGLLPAPFLDLAELEHHATYRLDVEFLHVPGLFQTEDYARAVFSYRVPRLPDNELELRVRHRMERKAVVTESAVPFKAVIHEAALRIRVGDRAAARTQLTRILELSEADHVTVRVIPFDLDSFAGATNAMMYVGGAVPKLDTAVRDAPHGVGFIDSAPQLGTFRTLFHMVEAVSLEPVRSRDFIHQLAKEL, from the coding sequence ATGCCGCGCAGACGGCAGCCAACCGCACGCCAGGAGCGCCTGGGCATCGAGCTGCGGAAACTGCGTGAGACCGCAGGACTCAAGGCACGTGAGGCTGCCGCGCTGGTCGGATCCGACTCCGCCCAGATCAGCCAGATGGAGTCCGGCATCGCGGGCGTGAGCGAAGAGCGGGTGCGCAGTCTCGCCGCTCACTACTCCTGTACGGACGAGGAGTTGATCGAGGCCCTGGTCGCGATGGCGACCGACCGGACGCGTGGCTGGTGGGAGGAGTACCGAGGGCTGCTGCCCGCGCCGTTCCTGGACCTGGCCGAGCTGGAGCACCACGCCACCTACCGGCTCGATGTGGAGTTCCTGCACGTCCCCGGCCTCTTCCAGACGGAGGACTACGCGCGCGCCGTCTTCTCGTACCGGGTACCCCGACTGCCGGACAACGAGCTGGAGTTGCGGGTCCGCCATCGAATGGAACGCAAGGCGGTCGTCACTGAATCCGCTGTCCCCTTCAAGGCCGTGATCCACGAGGCGGCCCTGCGCATCAGAGTCGGCGATCGGGCCGCCGCCCGGACTCAGCTCACACGCATTCTGGAGCTCTCCGAAGCGGACCACGTCACGGTGCGCGTCATCCCCTTCGACCTCGACAGCTTCGCCGGAGCCACGAACGCGATGATGTACGTGGGCGGTGCCGTGCCCAAGCTGGACACCGCGGTACGCGACGCACCTCACGGAGTGGGTTTCATCGACTCCGCGCCCCAACTGGGCACCTTTCGAACGCTCTTCCATATGGTGGAGGCTGTATCGCTCGAACCCGTTCGTTCGCGCGACTTCATCCACCAGCTGGCGAAGGAACTATGA
- a CDS encoding M48 family metallopeptidase — protein sequence MTETVQPCPQCGAEIRGDGRFTTWCAACDWNVDPERPEEKQGRLAKAQRAQARRHGERLLAELGTGGTLHARWDSSTVLAVAVALVVHAMTVALTAGGIWFLVRGWGGMGMIPGAFLLALGWSLRPRLHRLPEDEPVLRRADAPELFALTDEVARVAGTRGVDAIVVDAEINASVRSYGIRGRRLLTLGLPLWEVLTPQQRIALLGHEMGHYVNGDTRHGLVVGTAYRSLITWHYYFEPVDRDPLDDTGALTLILNLLYVVPRLLVRGVLTVLDGLTLRASQRAEYLADRVAARTGSTRAALELMDHLLIADSAAVTLRREVNRAALNGPRGRRQAADRTDGLWELLAADLASVPEHERERLRRAGALRGHSVDATHPPTHLRHACLLIGEAAPPAVVADDDRERRITEELSTARTKVARQILRDGY from the coding sequence GTGACGGAAACAGTTCAGCCATGCCCGCAATGCGGGGCCGAGATCCGCGGGGACGGACGGTTCACCACGTGGTGCGCCGCCTGTGACTGGAACGTCGATCCGGAACGGCCGGAGGAGAAGCAGGGACGGCTGGCCAAGGCCCAGCGGGCCCAGGCCCGGCGGCACGGTGAGCGGCTGCTCGCCGAGCTGGGCACCGGCGGGACCCTGCATGCCCGGTGGGACTCCTCGACAGTGCTCGCCGTCGCGGTCGCTCTCGTCGTCCACGCCATGACCGTGGCCCTGACCGCGGGCGGGATCTGGTTCCTCGTCCGGGGATGGGGCGGGATGGGGATGATCCCGGGCGCCTTCCTCCTCGCCCTGGGATGGTCACTGCGGCCCCGGCTGCACCGGCTGCCGGAGGACGAGCCCGTCCTGCGCCGTGCCGACGCACCCGAACTCTTCGCGCTCACCGACGAGGTCGCCCGCGTGGCCGGCACCCGCGGCGTCGACGCGATCGTCGTCGACGCCGAGATCAACGCGAGTGTGCGGAGCTACGGCATACGCGGGCGCCGGCTCCTCACGCTGGGACTGCCCCTGTGGGAAGTCCTCACACCGCAGCAGCGGATCGCCCTGCTGGGCCATGAGATGGGCCACTACGTCAACGGGGACACCCGCCACGGCCTGGTCGTCGGGACCGCCTACCGCTCGCTGATCACCTGGCACTACTACTTCGAACCGGTCGACCGTGATCCCCTCGACGACACCGGCGCGCTCACACTGATCCTCAACCTGCTCTACGTCGTGCCCCGTCTCCTCGTCCGCGGCGTGCTGACGGTCCTGGACGGGCTGACCCTGCGTGCCTCTCAGCGGGCCGAGTACCTCGCCGACCGTGTGGCCGCCCGGACGGGGTCCACGCGGGCCGCACTGGAACTCATGGACCATCTGCTGATCGCGGACTCGGCCGCCGTGACGCTGCGGCGCGAGGTCAACCGCGCCGCGCTGAACGGCCCGCGCGGCCGACGGCAGGCCGCTGACCGGACGGACGGACTGTGGGAGCTTCTCGCCGCGGACCTGGCGTCCGTTCCGGAGCACGAGCGCGAGCGGCTGCGACGGGCCGGTGCCCTGCGGGGCCACAGCGTCGACGCGACCCATCCACCGACCCATCTGCGTCACGCCTGCCTGCTGATCGGAGAAGCCGCGCCCCCTGCCGTCGTGGCCGACGACGACCGGGAGCGGCGGATCACCGAGGAACTGTCCACCGCGCGCACGAAGGTGGCCCGCCAGATCCTCCGCGACGGCTACTAG